One window of the Indicator indicator isolate 239-I01 chromosome 13, UM_Iind_1.1, whole genome shotgun sequence genome contains the following:
- the SIAH2 gene encoding E3 ubiquitin-protein ligase SIAH2 yields MSRPSSAGPGSSKPCGKQQQQHAPTPAVPAAVLPGPGGASPPPPPPPPPPPPPPQQQQQQHHELTSLFECPVCFDYVLPPILQCQAGHLVCNQCRQKLSLCPTCRGSLTPSIRNLAMEKVASAVLFPCKYATTGCSLTLHHTEKPEHEDICEYRPYSCPCPGASCKWQGSLEAVMSHLMHAHKSITTLQGEDIVFLATDINLPGAVDWVMMQSCFGHHFMLVLEKQEKYEGHQQFFAIVLLIGTRKQAENFFYRLELNGNRRRLTWEATPRSIHDGVSAAIRNSDCLVFDTAIAHLFADNGNLGINVTISTCCP; encoded by the exons ATGAGCCGCCCGTCTTCCGCCGGCCCAGGCTCTAGCAAGCCCTgcggcaagcagcagcagcagcacgcTCCGACCCCCGCCGTGCCCGCCGCCGTCCTACCGGGGCCCGGCGGGgcctccccgccgccgccgccccctcctccgccgccgcctcccccaccgcagcagcagcagcaacagcaccaCGAGCTGACCTCGCTGTTCGAGTGCCCGGTCTGCTTCGACTATGTCCTGCCACCCATCCTGCAGTGCCAGGCCGGGCACCTGGTTTGCAACCAATGCCGACAGAAGCTGAGCCTCTGCCCCACCTGCCGGGGCTCCCTCACCCCCAGCATCAGGAACCTGGCCATGGAGAAGGTGGCCTCGGCTGTCCTCTTCCCCTGCAAG TATGCCACCACAGGCTGCTCCCTGACACTCCACCACACAGAAAAGCCAGAGCACGAAGACATCTGCGAGTACCGGCCCTACTCCTGCCCCTGCCCGGGGGCCTCCTGCAAGTGGCAGGGCTCCCTGGAAGCCGTCATGTCCCACCTCATGCACGCCCACAAAAGCATCACCACCCTGCAGGGAGAAGACATCGTCTTCCTGGCCACGGACATTAACCTGCCGGGGGCGGTTGACTGGGTGATGATGCAGTCGTGCTTCGGCCACCACTTCATGCTGgtgctggagaagcaggagaagTACGAGGGCCACCAGCAGTTCTTCGCCATCGTGCTGCTCATCGGCACCCGCAAGCAGGCAGAGAACTTTTTCTACAGACTGGAGCTGAACGGCAACCGCCGGCGGCTGACCTGGGAGGCCACCCCGCGCTCCATCCACGACGGGGTGTCAGCCGCCATCCGCAACAGCGACTGCCTGGTCTTCGACACGGCCATCGCTCACCTCTTCGCCGACAATGGCAACCTGGGCATCAACGTCACcatctccacctgctgcccctgA